The genomic interval CCTTTACCGAAAAATTGAAGAAGCAAAACAAGTATTGGCAGTAGTAATGGAAGGGATGAAGTCAGAAGAACCAGATACAGAAATCCTTTTTGACTCTGAAGTGAGTGAAGGAGGTGATTTTTAATGAAAACACACCCAAAAACACTTCTCCCCTACGACGAACGATATGCACTCATAGACAAGCGAATGCTATTAACTAACGCCGCTTGCCTCAATGCCATGTGTGATTTCATCAGCCGATTTACAGACAAAAACTCTGATGAAGTCGCGCACCTGTTCGGTGTCGCTGGCAGCAACCATCTGGATGGTTTAACAGACCAACAAATAAGTGACCACGTTAACTCACTCATTGCCAAGTCGTGGCAGATGGGTGAAAAACTAGCAATAAAAATAGACATCCAAAATGACTGAAATAACAGAAACTGAATTTCTCATGGATAAGCGTGACTTCGCGCTGAGTGCGGCAACACTTGGAGCCGCAGTTAAATTTATATGCCAAAAGCATGGACATTCCCCAGACGAGTGGGTCGAATTTTTTATCAAGATAGCTGAGGGAAAAGTTTCCCAGCAATCCCCAGGATTTATTGATGAGCTTGTAGACCAGTACTATATCGCTAGGCAGAACCACGCCCAGGCGATGACCATTAAGATTCATTAAAACCGCCTGATGAGCCGGATTAATTCGCCGGCGAAACGTGAGCCACGCTCACGTCGCGGACTGAGTTCGCAACACATCAGTTTAGGGCTTTGTACAAGAATTAAGCTCCTGTGGCTTTTTTCCATTCATAAGCTCGGTTGATGTGTTTTTAAAATGTGTCCCCCCAACACCGCAAATGTTGGGTATTGCTTTGAGACTGAATTAGGCTCGTTGGCCTTTGGGTGATTCACAAGCGCAACTGACACAGTTCACACCACCTAAGTGAAAACAAAATGACCAGAATTGTTGGGTTGGATGTTTCCAAGTCAAGTGTTTCGTGCTGCTTACTCACTGAAAAACCGAGTAACCCTAGAGAATTTTACTATGAATATCGGTTTCACAAGTTTGAATGTACTACAACCGGGCTTACTGGACTGCTGCTACTGAAGCCACAACTTGCACTACTTGAACCCACCGGGATGAATTACTCAAAATTTTGGGTAGAACATTTAACCCGCCTTGGTGTAGAGGTCAGGTTTGTTGGTCACAAACAGCTGAGGAATTACCGGGAAAATCATTTAGGTCTGCCAGATAAAGATGATGATGCCGATTCATTGGCGCTTGCCTGCTACCAATTCGACTATGGACAAGATTTGAGCCGGTTCGTTCAGGTTCGCGATCGCATCATTTCCAGAATCCGGGAATTGGTTCTTAGACTAAACCACCTTTCCAGAATTCAATCACCAATAATTAATAGGGCCAGACAAGATTTAGCCTGGCAGTTTCCAGAAATTGCACTTACTGTTTCAGTTCGCGGTGTTTCTGGAAAAGTGCCTCTAATGTGGGGCTGGCTGGCTGGGGAAAGGGATAGCAAAAAGTATGATCGCATTTACGCCACCACTGCCGGACTAGGGCTGACCGATTCGGTAAAGTTTCACGCGCAGCGCATTTGTAGTTTGCAACTAGAAGAACAATTAATTGAGGATGAATTATATACACTCATCATGGAGGAAAGATTCAGTATGTACCGTGAAGTCTTCCAGAATTTTAATTTTGGTGCCAGAGTGCAAGCTGTAATTCTCTCCCAAATTTACCCCCTAGAAAATTTCTTGGGTGAGGATGGTAAACCAGAAATCAAAATTCGCAAGGGCAGAAAATCCGGTAAACCAACCAAGCGCCACTTATCACTACGGCGATTCCAAAAGGCTTTGGGTGTTGCGCCTAGCATGGAATCTAGCGGAGATATTTCTAAATCTAAAGTTTCCGGCGGTTCTTCACTTTGTCGTCGAGCGCTCTGGCAGTGGGTGTTTAGTGCAGTTGAACCCGCCAAACGCCGCACAAATCCCATATTGAAAGAGTTGGGAGAATTTCTTGATGTTGAAAAAGCAGCTGGTAAACCAATTAAGCTGGCCCGAATGCGTGTAGCAGTCCGTGCTGTGAAGCTTCTATTTAAAATGCTGACCTAATTGGGGTGGTGACTGATGTGCCGAAACTTTGTTGTATCTACTGCAATCGGAATCAGTATGAAGGCTGGGGTGATAACAATAAAATTGTTACGAAGACAATAAAATTGTTGCAGATACTTTCCCCTGCTTAGAGACGACAAATTGTCTTGCCTGGCATTCTATTATTTCACTCAGTCACCATCATTAATCTACTAGACTGAATGGCACGAAGAACATAGAAAATTATGCCCCCGTTATATTTAGACACTCACCTGAAAGGAAGTGTGTGGAATATGTCACTGTAGCACTGAGTTAGTCAAGTAGTCTGGAAAACATTATTTGCTTGATACTAACAACACAAGTTTATATGAAGGATTAAGGATAACTGTTAAATATTGATGCAAAATCCGGATTTTTATTGAAATTACTGCGGAAATATTTAGATGATGTTTCTAACCTTTTAAATATTTTCAGGAGCAAATCAGGTGTTTTCTTCGACCTTAATCGCTGCTGTAACCACACCTTTGGAATGGAGTCCTACTGTTGGTGTGATTATGATTCTAGCCAACATCGTTGCTATTGCCTTTGGCAAATTTACCATCGAGTACCCCAGCGTTGAACCAGCCGTACCTTCAGCCAATTTCTTTGGCGGTTTTGGTTTACCTGCGGTACTAGCAACTAGTGCCTTTGGTCATATATTAGGTGCTGGTGTAATTTTAGGACTGCATAACATCGGCAGAATTTAATCCACCTTCTCTGCGAAACGCTGTGGGAATGTCTAATTTGTAATTACCACTCGGTCAGGATTTTAGGCATTTCCCATGAGTGGCTTATTCACGCCAACTTGATTGATTGTTTTTTTGTCTATATTTTATGAGCTAGAGAGTCACTTCTCTAGCTTTTTTTAATTATATCTGGGGAGTAGGGAGTGGGGAGTGGGGAGTGGGGGAAGAGGCAGGGGAGCAGGGAGCAGGGAGCGGGGAGCAGGGGGGAGAAGACGGTCACTTCCCAATGACTAATGACAAAGGAAAAATGACGACCCCCGCCATTTAACTTTATTTACGCCGACCTACTTATCCGTTTATGTCTTAACCTCCTTGGCGGTTGCTATAGTTCACACCTCAGACAAGGAACATATAAAAATTCAGGCATTTTTCAGCCTTTTTTTTCTAAAAGTTCATTCTAATGGTACAAGACAAATAAATAAACAAAGTGTGATGATTTAAGAATAGAGCAATGTAAATTATAGATGCTGCTAAAACTATTGCTAGTTTCAATTGCATCGGCTCTAGTTTTCAATTTGATATTTAAAACAGGAAATAGAATATTATGACACAGGAAAAAACTGCCCAACTTTTGGAAGCTGTTAAACAAGACCAAGCATTACAAGCAAGACTCAAAGCTACAGATCATCCAGAAGCTTTCATCAAGATTGCTAAAGAGAGTGGCTATGACTTTACAATTGAAGAATTGGAAGATGAAATTAGTCAATTGTCGGATGAAGATTTAGCAGCTATTGTCAATCCAGGCTGGGGAACTAGACGGCACATTCATCCTCGATAATGCTGATAGCGTTTCCAGGTATAATAGGTACTATAGGACTCCTATTTGATTTCTGTTGGCGTAGCCTGCGCTTTGCGCTTACAACTCAAAAAGTTGTTTCCTACTCCCCACCTATGCAAGTAAGTATGGCTACGCCACGCAAGCTATCAAAAATCAAAGCGGATTACTATAGAATTTCGGGGCTTGCCCGCTGTTGAGTTATTGGTCATGACTTTTGCGGCTGAGTTTTAATTATCAAATAATTGGGTTGAAAAACCCGTGCTTGCAGCACGGCTTGAATTTACTAGAGAAAATAGTGCTAGTAAATATGTGGTAGAATAGTGAAATGCTAACCATGAATTACCGCTATCGAATCTACCCGACTATCACCCAAGAACAGACACTTCTTGAGTGGATGGATATTTGTCGCGTTGCCTACAACTATGGGTTGCGGGAAATTAAGGACTGGTGCAATAGTCGTAAGTGCATGGTTGACAGATGTTCGATTAGTCATGAATATATCATAGCTGCGGACGTTCCTTTCCCTAGCGAAGTGCGCCAACTTAATGCTTTACCAAAAGCTAAAAAAGTATTTCCCCGATTAAGCGAAGTACCAAGTCAGGTTTTGCAGCAGGCACTCAAACAATTGCACCGAGCATGGGAGGGATTTCAGAAAGTTGGGCATGGGTTTCCCAGATTTAAAAAGTTTGGGCAATTCAAATCTTTGTTGTTTCCCCAGTTCAAAGAAAATCCTGTAGTTGGATTAAACATAAAACTCCCTAAACTTGGGTTGATTCCAATTAACTTACATCGCCCAATTCCAAATGGATTTGTGGTGAAGCAAGTTCGGATAATTAATAAAGCTAATGTTTGGTACGCTTCTATCAACATCCAATGTGATGTTAATG from Nodularia sp. LEGE 06071 carries:
- a CDS encoding IS110 family transposase, which translates into the protein MTRIVGLDVSKSSVSCCLLTEKPSNPREFYYEYRFHKFECTTTGLTGLLLLKPQLALLEPTGMNYSKFWVEHLTRLGVEVRFVGHKQLRNYRENHLGLPDKDDDADSLALACYQFDYGQDLSRFVQVRDRIISRIRELVLRLNHLSRIQSPIINRARQDLAWQFPEIALTVSVRGVSGKVPLMWGWLAGERDSKKYDRIYATTAGLGLTDSVKFHAQRICSLQLEEQLIEDELYTLIMEERFSMYREVFQNFNFGARVQAVILSQIYPLENFLGEDGKPEIKIRKGRKSGKPTKRHLSLRRFQKALGVAPSMESSGDISKSKVSGGSSLCRRALWQWVFSAVEPAKRRTNPILKELGEFLDVEKAAGKPIKLARMRVAVRAVKLLFKMLT
- the psaK gene encoding photosystem I reaction center subunit PsaK yields the protein MFSSTLIAAVTTPLEWSPTVGVIMILANIVAIAFGKFTIEYPSVEPAVPSANFFGGFGLPAVLATSAFGHILGAGVILGLHNIGRI
- a CDS encoding Nif11-like leader peptide family natural product precursor, with protein sequence MTQEKTAQLLEAVKQDQALQARLKATDHPEAFIKIAKESGYDFTIEELEDEISQLSDEDLAAIVNPGWGTRRHIHPR